In one window of Bemisia tabaci chromosome 4, PGI_BMITA_v3 DNA:
- the LOC109043774 gene encoding facilitated trehalose transporter Tret1 isoform X1 codes for MEKEEEDEEVSWSCWLKTMLCGYGAMMVFIFNGTTEGQSAVLLPQLKQKDSLIPVTAEEETWIASLGILLSPVSSLLIGTIVDVFGRKLGLLSFHICMGLGFGIIAFATEVWHIYAGRCICGFALGLEVVAVVYLAETCTKKQRSVLLAFISAAFVIGVLLAYVVGGYLPWNIASAILSLMCFLNFLIQLLAPESPAWLYKRGRPDASTRSLQKLGRSPEGIARELEMLRLSSKEQSEKFQLRVFLEPTVWKPFLILSFYHFLQAATGVYHFMYYTLDFIERLGTTYDPLTVSLILSVIRVVINATLGMWITARMSRRLATVISSVGMCASLIGMGVWEHVYRDTPVGARNYEWFPIVLLNLYIIFGIIGVTTLPWLMSGEVFPLRVRGSMSGAVFVVATGSMFVFIKSYDWSIEALGMSGLLFTFAAMSFLGIFLGAFFLPETQNKTLYEIERGFMSKSKRVATEWTVQKPDINEEAQREMASGQG; via the exons ATggagaaagaagaggaggatGAAGAGGTCAGCTGGAGCTGCTGGCTCAAAACG ATGTTGTGCGGTTACGGAGCGATGATGGTATTCATCTTTAACGGAACGACTGAGGGACAGTCAGCTGTGCTCCTGCCCCAACTCAAGCAAAAAGACAGTTTGATTCCCGTAACTGCCGAGGAGGAGACGTGGATTG CAAGTCTGGGTATTCTGTTATCTCCAGTGTCATCTTTACTCATCGGAACAATCGTTGATGTGTTCGGACGAAAATTAGGACTGTTGAGTTTCCACATCTGCATGGGTCTGGGTTTTGGCATCATCGCTTTTGCCACCGAAGTCTGGCACATTTATGCGGGACGTTGCATATGCGGATTTGCTCTAG GTTTGGAGGTGGTAGCGGTGGTCTACTTAGCGGAGACCTGCACGAAGAAGCAACGGAGCGTTCTCCTGGCCTTCATTTCAGCTGCCTTCGTCATCGGCGTCCTCCTGGCCTACGTCGTCGGCGGCTACCTCCCGTGGAACATCGCCTCGGCCATCCTCTCCCTCATGTGCTTCCTCAACTTCCTCATCCAGCTCCTGGCGCCCGAGTCCCCCGCCTGGCTCTACAAACGCGGCCGCCCCGACGCCTCCACCCGGAGCCTCCAGAAACTCGGGCGGAGTCCCGAGGGAATCGCCCGCGAGCTGGAAATGCTCCGCCTCTCCTCCAAGGAACAGTCCGAGAAGTTCCAGCTCAGAGTCTTCCTCGAGCCCACCGTCTGGAAGCCCTTCCTCATCCTGTCCTTCTACCACTTCCTCCAGGCGGCAACCGGCGTCTACCACTTCATGTACTACACCCTCGACTTCATCGAGCGGCTGGGAACGACCTACGATCCCTTGACCGTCTCGCTTATCTTGTCCGTCATCCGGGTCGTGATCAACGCTACCCTGGGGATGTGGATCACGGCGCGGATGAGCCGGCGGTTGGCGACGGTGATCTCGTCCGTGGGGATGTGCGCGTCCCTGATAGGGATGGGCGTGTGGGAGCACGTCTACCGCGACACGCCGGTCGGCGCCCGCAACTACGAGTGGTTCCCGATCGTCCTCCTCAACTTGTACATCATCTTCGGGATCATCGGCGTGACGACGCTGCCGTGGTTGATGTCGGGCGAGGTGTTCCCACTCCGGGTCCGCGGGTCGATGTCCGGCGCCGTCTTCGTCGTTGCCACTGGGAGTATGTTCGTCTTCATCAAGAGCTACGATTGGTCCATCGAGGCCCTCGGGATGTCCGGCTTGCTCTTCACCTTCGCCGCCATGTCCTTCCTCGGCATCTTCCTCGGGGCGTTCTTCTTGCCCGAGACGCAGAACAAGACGCTGTACGAGATAGAACGGGGTTTCATGTCGAAGAGTAAGAGGGTCGCCACTGAGTGGACAGTCCAGAAACCGGATATCAATGAAGAGGCTCAGAGGGAAATGGCGTCTGGTCAGGGTTGA
- the LOC109043774 gene encoding facilitated trehalose transporter Tret1 isoform X2 — protein MMLCGYGAMMVFIFNGTTEGQSAVLLPQLKQKDSLIPVTAEEETWIASLGILLSPVSSLLIGTIVDVFGRKLGLLSFHICMGLGFGIIAFATEVWHIYAGRCICGFALGLEVVAVVYLAETCTKKQRSVLLAFISAAFVIGVLLAYVVGGYLPWNIASAILSLMCFLNFLIQLLAPESPAWLYKRGRPDASTRSLQKLGRSPEGIARELEMLRLSSKEQSEKFQLRVFLEPTVWKPFLILSFYHFLQAATGVYHFMYYTLDFIERLGTTYDPLTVSLILSVIRVVINATLGMWITARMSRRLATVISSVGMCASLIGMGVWEHVYRDTPVGARNYEWFPIVLLNLYIIFGIIGVTTLPWLMSGEVFPLRVRGSMSGAVFVVATGSMFVFIKSYDWSIEALGMSGLLFTFAAMSFLGIFLGAFFLPETQNKTLYEIERGFMSKSKRVATEWTVQKPDINEEAQREMASGQG, from the exons ATG ATGTTGTGCGGTTACGGAGCGATGATGGTATTCATCTTTAACGGAACGACTGAGGGACAGTCAGCTGTGCTCCTGCCCCAACTCAAGCAAAAAGACAGTTTGATTCCCGTAACTGCCGAGGAGGAGACGTGGATTG CAAGTCTGGGTATTCTGTTATCTCCAGTGTCATCTTTACTCATCGGAACAATCGTTGATGTGTTCGGACGAAAATTAGGACTGTTGAGTTTCCACATCTGCATGGGTCTGGGTTTTGGCATCATCGCTTTTGCCACCGAAGTCTGGCACATTTATGCGGGACGTTGCATATGCGGATTTGCTCTAG GTTTGGAGGTGGTAGCGGTGGTCTACTTAGCGGAGACCTGCACGAAGAAGCAACGGAGCGTTCTCCTGGCCTTCATTTCAGCTGCCTTCGTCATCGGCGTCCTCCTGGCCTACGTCGTCGGCGGCTACCTCCCGTGGAACATCGCCTCGGCCATCCTCTCCCTCATGTGCTTCCTCAACTTCCTCATCCAGCTCCTGGCGCCCGAGTCCCCCGCCTGGCTCTACAAACGCGGCCGCCCCGACGCCTCCACCCGGAGCCTCCAGAAACTCGGGCGGAGTCCCGAGGGAATCGCCCGCGAGCTGGAAATGCTCCGCCTCTCCTCCAAGGAACAGTCCGAGAAGTTCCAGCTCAGAGTCTTCCTCGAGCCCACCGTCTGGAAGCCCTTCCTCATCCTGTCCTTCTACCACTTCCTCCAGGCGGCAACCGGCGTCTACCACTTCATGTACTACACCCTCGACTTCATCGAGCGGCTGGGAACGACCTACGATCCCTTGACCGTCTCGCTTATCTTGTCCGTCATCCGGGTCGTGATCAACGCTACCCTGGGGATGTGGATCACGGCGCGGATGAGCCGGCGGTTGGCGACGGTGATCTCGTCCGTGGGGATGTGCGCGTCCCTGATAGGGATGGGCGTGTGGGAGCACGTCTACCGCGACACGCCGGTCGGCGCCCGCAACTACGAGTGGTTCCCGATCGTCCTCCTCAACTTGTACATCATCTTCGGGATCATCGGCGTGACGACGCTGCCGTGGTTGATGTCGGGCGAGGTGTTCCCACTCCGGGTCCGCGGGTCGATGTCCGGCGCCGTCTTCGTCGTTGCCACTGGGAGTATGTTCGTCTTCATCAAGAGCTACGATTGGTCCATCGAGGCCCTCGGGATGTCCGGCTTGCTCTTCACCTTCGCCGCCATGTCCTTCCTCGGCATCTTCCTCGGGGCGTTCTTCTTGCCCGAGACGCAGAACAAGACGCTGTACGAGATAGAACGGGGTTTCATGTCGAAGAGTAAGAGGGTCGCCACTGAGTGGACAGTCCAGAAACCGGATATCAATGAAGAGGCTCAGAGGGAAATGGCGTCTGGTCAGGGTTGA